One window of Thermus caldifontis genomic DNA carries:
- the crcB gene encoding fluoride efflux transporter CrcB, whose product MERYLLVALGGALGSLLRYGLGVWVQALTGPSFPYSTLLINALGSFLIGVVIRLSLEGALSGEGRLFLAVGVLGGFTTFSTFSYETLALFQDGEAWRAFLYVFFSVFLGLFLVLLGYRLGGALVA is encoded by the coding sequence GTGGAGCGGTATCTCCTGGTGGCCTTGGGGGGAGCCTTGGGCTCCCTCTTACGCTATGGGCTTGGGGTCTGGGTGCAGGCCCTCACCGGGCCTAGCTTTCCCTATAGCACCCTCTTGATCAACGCCTTGGGCAGCTTTCTTATCGGCGTGGTGATCCGCCTATCCCTGGAGGGGGCCCTTTCCGGGGAAGGGCGCCTCTTCCTGGCGGTGGGGGTATTAGGGGGGTTCACCACCTTTTCCACCTTCAGCTACGAAACCCTGGCCCTCTTCCAAGATGGTGAGGCCTGGAGGGCCTTTCTATACGTTTTTTTCAGCGTCTTCCTGGGCCTTTTCCTGGTGCTTTTGGGCTACCGCCTGGGCGGGGCCCTGGTAGCCTAG
- a CDS encoding DUF190 domain-containing protein codes for MKLEGEAKLLRIFVGESDRHGGKPLYEAIVLEAKRQGLAGATVFKGFMGFGGHSRIHTAKVLQLSEDLPVMIEIVDTEEKIRAFLPVLDGMVKEGLVTLEKVEVIRYQSR; via the coding sequence ATGAAGCTGGAAGGGGAGGCCAAGCTCCTGCGCATCTTCGTGGGGGAGTCGGACCGGCATGGGGGGAAACCCCTCTACGAGGCCATCGTCCTCGAGGCCAAGCGCCAGGGCCTGGCCGGGGCCACGGTGTTTAAGGGCTTCATGGGTTTCGGCGGACACTCCCGCATCCACACCGCCAAGGTGCTGCAGCTTTCCGAGGACCTGCCCGTCATGATCGAGATCGTGGATACGGAGGAGAAGATCCGGGCCTTCCTGCCCGTATTGGATGGGATGGTGAAGGAGGGTTTGGTCACCTTGGAGAAGGTGGAGGTGATCCGCTACCAAAGCCGGTGA
- the ribH gene encoding 6,7-dimethyl-8-ribityllumazine synthase, with translation MKPKTLSPILTAKGVRLAIAVGRFNERVTKMLLEGALEAYARLGGDPGEVLVAWVPGSFELPLVAKRLALRPDVDAVVALGAVVRGETPHFEYVATQAASGLMQAMLQTEKPIVFGVLTTNTPEEAQERAGGKAGNKGAEAVFTAIEMVRLLEAISR, from the coding sequence ATGAAGCCCAAGACCCTTTCCCCCATCCTCACCGCCAAGGGGGTGCGCCTGGCCATCGCCGTGGGCCGGTTCAACGAGCGGGTGACCAAGATGCTCTTGGAAGGGGCCCTCGAGGCCTATGCCCGCCTGGGGGGGGACCCCGGCGAGGTCCTGGTGGCCTGGGTACCGGGTTCCTTTGAACTCCCCCTGGTGGCCAAGCGCCTGGCGTTGCGCCCCGACGTGGATGCGGTGGTGGCCCTAGGGGCCGTGGTGCGGGGGGAAACCCCCCACTTTGAGTACGTGGCCACCCAGGCTGCCTCGGGCCTCATGCAGGCCATGCTGCAGACGGAAAAGCCCATCGTCTTCGGCGTCCTCACCACCAATACCCCAGAGGAGGCCCAGGAGAGGGCCGGGGGCAAGGCGGGGAACAAGGGAGCCGAGGCGGTCTTCACCGCCATTGAGATGGTGCGGCTTCTAGAGGCTATTTCCCGGTGA
- a CDS encoding nicotinamidase, with the protein MVEVPEIPKVEGLELPAKETALIVVDMQNDFAHPQGALFVPDAPKSVPAIRLLLERARRAGTRVVYTQDWHREDDPEFQIWPRHAVAGTWGAEILEELRPEPGDLVVQKVRYDAFYGTPLDHYLHLWGIKNVVVTGTVANICVLHTAGSAALRWYRVVLPEDATSALTPFDLQAALRQITFLYQGKVTRAEGVRFV; encoded by the coding sequence ATGGTAGAGGTTCCGGAAATCCCCAAGGTGGAAGGTTTGGAGCTCCCGGCCAAGGAGACCGCCTTAATCGTGGTGGACATGCAAAACGACTTCGCCCACCCGCAAGGGGCCCTTTTCGTGCCCGATGCCCCCAAAAGCGTCCCCGCCATCCGGCTCCTTCTGGAAAGGGCGCGGCGGGCGGGTACGCGGGTGGTCTACACCCAGGACTGGCACCGGGAGGACGATCCCGAGTTCCAGATCTGGCCCCGGCATGCGGTGGCCGGCACCTGGGGGGCGGAGATCCTGGAGGAGCTTCGCCCCGAACCGGGGGACCTGGTGGTCCAGAAAGTGCGCTACGACGCCTTCTACGGCACCCCCTTGGACCATTACCTCCACCTCTGGGGGATTAAGAACGTGGTGGTGACGGGCACCGTGGCCAACATCTGCGTGCTCCACACCGCAGGTTCCGCCGCCTTGCGCTGGTACCGGGTGGTCCTCCCGGAAGACGCCACCAGCGCCCTTACCCCCTTTGACCTCCAGGCTGCCTTGCGCCAGATCACCTTCCTCTACCAGGGCAAGGTAACCCGGGCCGAAGGGGTGCGGTTTGTCTAG
- a CDS encoding histidinol-phosphatase HisJ family protein: MVDSHLHTPLCGHAQGAPGEYLFHARKAGLKGVVFTDHSPMPSWYDPTSRMRLEALPFYLLALERVREEHPDLYIGIGLEADFHEGTQGFVATLLKGYPFDYVIGSVHYLGAWPLDHPDHQEEYTWRELREIFQAYFQEVEKAARSGLFHAIGHLDLPKKFGHHLPEEVLLDLAEPALQAIAEEGLFLDVNTAGLRNPAKEIYPAPFLLRRARELGIGVVLGSDAHRPEQVGHAFPEAVALLLDLGYREAHYFQGGKPLAYPLSRAS, translated from the coding sequence ATGGTGGATAGCCACCTTCATACCCCCCTTTGCGGCCACGCCCAGGGAGCCCCTGGGGAGTATCTCTTCCACGCCCGCAAGGCAGGGCTAAAGGGCGTGGTCTTCACCGACCACAGCCCCATGCCCTCCTGGTACGACCCCACGAGCCGCATGCGCCTCGAGGCCCTCCCCTTTTACCTTCTGGCCCTGGAAAGGGTCCGGGAGGAACACCCGGACCTCTACATAGGGATTGGCCTCGAGGCGGACTTCCACGAGGGGACCCAGGGCTTTGTGGCCACCCTTCTCAAGGGCTACCCCTTTGACTACGTGATTGGGAGCGTCCACTACCTGGGGGCCTGGCCCTTGGACCATCCCGACCACCAGGAGGAGTACACCTGGCGGGAACTGAGGGAGATTTTCCAAGCCTACTTCCAGGAGGTGGAGAAGGCCGCCAGAAGCGGGCTCTTCCACGCCATCGGCCACCTAGACCTGCCCAAGAAGTTCGGCCACCACCTGCCCGAGGAGGTCCTCTTGGACCTTGCCGAACCGGCCCTTCAGGCCATAGCGGAGGAGGGGCTTTTCCTGGACGTGAACACCGCCGGGCTCAGGAACCCGGCCAAGGAGATCTACCCCGCCCCCTTCCTCCTCAGGCGGGCCCGGGAGCTGGGTATTGGGGTAGTGCTGGGCTCCGATGCCCACCGGCCAGAGCAGGTGGGGCATGCCTTCCCTGAAGCGGTGGCGCTTTTGCTGGACCTGGGGTATCGGGAAGCCCACTACTTCCAAGGGGGAAAGCCCTTAGCCTACCCCTTGTCCAGGGCCTCATAA
- a CDS encoding sulfite oxidase-like oxidoreductase: MDRIPPGQVVTERFPILTYGEEPRVSPEEWRFSLLGLVEEPLTLTYQELLGLPQVELTRDFHCVTRWSRLDVAWKGVRVKDLLLKAKPKPQAVAALVHCYGGYTTNLFLEDLLREDVLLAHTLYGKPLPLERGGPVRLLVPHLYAWKSAKWVRSIELLDHLELGFWEGLGYHFRGDPWREERFQEGPIPAASLRFQSRKGGEGP, translated from the coding sequence ATGGACCGTATCCCCCCCGGCCAGGTGGTGACGGAGCGCTTCCCCATCCTCACCTATGGGGAGGAGCCCAGGGTTTCCCCCGAGGAGTGGCGCTTTTCCCTTCTTGGCCTGGTGGAAGAGCCCCTTACCCTCACCTACCAGGAGCTTCTGGGGCTACCCCAGGTGGAGCTCACCCGGGATTTCCACTGCGTGACCCGCTGGAGCCGCCTGGACGTGGCTTGGAAAGGGGTGCGGGTGAAGGATCTTTTGCTGAAGGCCAAGCCTAAGCCCCAGGCGGTAGCCGCCTTGGTCCACTGTTACGGGGGCTACACCACCAACCTCTTCCTGGAGGACCTCCTGCGGGAGGACGTTCTCCTTGCCCATACCCTTTACGGCAAGCCCCTGCCTTTGGAACGCGGTGGGCCGGTGCGGCTTTTGGTGCCCCACCTTTACGCTTGGAAAAGCGCCAAGTGGGTGCGGAGCATAGAACTTTTGGACCATCTGGAGTTGGGCTTTTGGGAAGGGCTGGGTTACCATTTCCGGGGCGACCCCTGGCGGGAGGAGCGCTTCCAGGAAGGCCCTATCCCTGCGGCAAGCCTGAGGTTCCAAAGCCGCAAAGGTGGTGAAGGACCTTGA
- a CDS encoding DUF4395 family protein, with the protein MKTDRNQLRFNQVLLSLLLPLAALLDLPLLVYLLFLLMASQHTPWDLMVALKRALGIPPRLVEEDPRPHRFARTLGAVFLGLASLFLLLGLKGVGYGLALLVALLAFINLAFGFCLGCFLYLHLRYARALFTGK; encoded by the coding sequence ATGAAGACGGACCGGAACCAGCTCCGCTTTAACCAGGTGCTGCTTAGCCTTCTTCTGCCCTTGGCGGCGCTTTTGGACCTTCCCCTTTTGGTCTATCTTCTTTTCCTCCTGATGGCCAGCCAACATACCCCTTGGGACCTGATGGTGGCCCTCAAGCGGGCCCTGGGCATCCCCCCCAGGCTGGTGGAGGAGGACCCCAGGCCCCACCGCTTCGCCCGTACCCTGGGGGCGGTGTTTTTGGGACTGGCTTCCTTGTTCCTCCTTCTCGGCCTAAAGGGGGTCGGTTATGGCCTGGCCCTTTTGGTGGCCCTCCTGGCCTTCATTAACCTGGCCTTCGGCTTCTGCTTGGGGTGCTTCCTCTACCTGCACCTGCGCTACGCCCGGGCCCTGTTCACCGGGAAATAG
- a CDS encoding YqeG family HAD IIIA-type phosphatase, whose amino-acid sequence MLFPRAVLPSLLHLTPKWLKERGLKGVILDLDNTLLPYGEETPLPEHRAWLEALKAEVPVYLLSNALPERFRRIQEQLGLPGHAPALKPWLGFKRALEVLGLPAREVAVVGDQVFTDVLGGNLVGAYTVLVPPLREREFFYTRFIRMLEAPFRTPRGGLG is encoded by the coding sequence ATGCTCTTCCCCCGGGCGGTCCTGCCCTCCCTCCTCCACCTCACCCCAAAGTGGCTAAAGGAACGAGGCCTTAAGGGGGTGATCCTGGACCTGGACAACACCCTCCTGCCTTACGGGGAGGAGACACCTTTGCCGGAGCACCGGGCCTGGTTGGAGGCCTTAAAGGCTGAGGTTCCCGTTTATCTTCTCTCCAATGCCTTGCCCGAACGCTTCCGCCGCATCCAAGAACAGCTGGGCCTTCCCGGCCACGCCCCCGCCTTAAAGCCTTGGTTGGGGTTTAAAAGGGCCCTGGAGGTCCTGGGACTTCCCGCCCGGGAAGTAGCGGTGGTGGGGGACCAGGTTTTCACCGATGTCCTTGGGGGCAACCTGGTGGGCGCCTACACGGTCTTGGTGCCCCCCTTGCGGGAAAGGGAATTCTTTTACACCCGTTTCATACGGATGCTGGAGGCTCCATTTAGAACGCCACGGGGAGGACTGGGATGA
- the metF gene encoding methylenetetrahydrofolate reductase [NAD(P)H] produces the protein MKIRDLLKARKGPLFSFEFFPPKTPEGEEALFRTMEELKPFRPAFVSITYGAMGSTRERSVLWAKRILDLGLNPLAHLTVAGQSRKEVAEVLDRFVEVGVENILALRGDPSQGERVFRPHPEGFRYASELVASIRERYGEGVSVGGAAYPEGHPESPSLEADLLHFKAKVEAGLDFAITQLFFNNAHYFGFLERARRVGIGIPILPGIMPITSYPQLRRFTEVCGASIPGPLLSQLERHQEDPKAILEIGVEHAARQVAELLEAGVEGVHFYTLNKSPATRMVLERLGFRPA, from the coding sequence ATGAAAATACGGGACCTCCTAAAGGCGCGCAAGGGGCCCCTTTTTTCCTTTGAGTTCTTCCCCCCCAAGACCCCGGAAGGGGAGGAGGCCCTTTTCCGCACCATGGAGGAGCTTAAGCCCTTCCGGCCCGCCTTCGTTTCCATCACCTACGGGGCCATGGGGAGCACCCGGGAAAGGAGCGTCCTTTGGGCCAAGCGCATTTTGGACTTGGGGCTAAACCCCCTTGCCCACCTCACCGTGGCCGGGCAGAGCCGGAAGGAGGTGGCGGAGGTCCTGGACCGCTTCGTGGAGGTGGGGGTGGAGAACATCCTGGCCCTTAGGGGGGATCCTTCGCAAGGGGAAAGGGTCTTTAGACCCCATCCCGAGGGGTTCCGCTATGCCTCGGAGTTGGTGGCCTCCATCCGGGAGCGGTATGGGGAAGGGGTCTCCGTGGGTGGGGCTGCCTACCCCGAGGGGCACCCGGAAAGCCCGAGCCTCGAGGCCGACCTCCTCCACTTCAAGGCCAAGGTGGAGGCGGGTTTGGACTTCGCCATTACCCAGCTTTTCTTCAACAATGCCCACTACTTCGGCTTCCTGGAAAGGGCCAGGCGGGTGGGCATAGGAATCCCCATCCTCCCAGGCATCATGCCCATCACCAGCTACCCCCAGCTTCGCCGCTTTACCGAGGTCTGTGGGGCCAGCATCCCTGGTCCTCTCCTTTCCCAACTGGAGAGGCACCAGGAGGACCCCAAGGCCATTCTGGAGATCGGGGTGGAGCATGCCGCCCGCCAGGTGGCGGAGCTTTTAGAGGCTGGGGTGGAGGGGGTGCACTTCTACACCCTCAACAAAAGCCCTGCCACCCGCATGGTCCTGGAGAGGCTGGGCTTTAGACCGGCTTGA
- the pgeF gene encoding peptidoglycan editing factor PgeF has translation MVPLLTTPLPVPHGFTTRLGGVSEGPFQSLNLSAATGDAPERVAENQRRVLSLFGHPPVAGLKQVHGTEIHLVEGPGVWEGDGLLTQTPGLLLRVGVADCYPLLLYHPKGAVAALHAGWRGVVGGILPRALELLERLGLDPEETHLAIGPGIGGRCYQVGEEVAKRFAQAGLGTFTPDPTTPGKYLLDLERALLLQAEKAGLSPERIHRVGLCTHCEPTLFSHRRDRGRTGRMWGLIMLPR, from the coding sequence ATGGTTCCCCTCCTCACCACCCCGCTACCGGTACCCCATGGCTTCACCACCCGTCTGGGCGGGGTTTCCGAAGGCCCCTTCCAAAGCCTGAACCTCTCCGCCGCCACCGGGGACGCCCCCGAAAGGGTGGCCGAAAACCAAAGGCGGGTCCTGTCCCTTTTTGGCCACCCCCCGGTGGCCGGGCTCAAGCAGGTGCACGGAACGGAGATCCACCTGGTGGAAGGCCCTGGGGTTTGGGAAGGAGATGGCCTCCTCACCCAAACCCCTGGACTCCTCCTCCGGGTGGGGGTAGCGGACTGCTACCCTCTTTTGCTTTACCACCCAAAAGGCGCGGTGGCGGCCCTGCATGCCGGCTGGCGGGGGGTGGTGGGGGGTATCCTGCCTCGAGCCTTAGAGCTCCTAGAGAGGCTGGGGCTGGATCCAGAGGAGACCCACCTGGCCATCGGCCCTGGCATTGGGGGCCGGTGCTACCAGGTGGGGGAGGAGGTGGCAAAGCGGTTCGCCCAAGCGGGTCTAGGCACCTTTACCCCGGACCCCACCACCCCCGGGAAGTACCTTCTGGACCTGGAAAGGGCCCTCCTCCTCCAGGCGGAAAAGGCCGGGCTTTCCCCGGAAAGGATCCACCGGGTGGGCCTCTGCACCCACTGCGAACCCACCCTCTTCTCCCACCGCCGCGACCGGGGGAGGACGGGGCGGATGTGGGGGCTCATCATGCTCCCCCGTTAA